In the Egibacteraceae bacterium genome, GGCTGGCGGGGGTGGCGCGGTAGAGCCGGTCGACGCCGCGCAGGTGGGTGTCGCCGCCGCGCACCGGGAAGACGACGAGGTCGTCGCTCGCGGTGCGCTCGCGGACGACGGTGGCCGCGGCGCGGGCGTCGACCTCGGCGGGCTCGCCGAGGGTCTGGTCGACGGTGGCGAGCACGGCCGGGGTGGCCACGCAGGCCAGGGCCACCACCGCGCAGCGGTGCAGCAGCCCCAGCCGGCGGCCGACGTCGAGCGCGAGCCGCAGGTTCGCCTGCCCGCCGACGGTCGTGTCGGCGTGGGGCACGACCACGACCACGCGCGCCGGCGACGCCGCCTCCAGGCGTGCGAGCAGCACGGGGGCGGGCGACTCGGCCAGGATGGGCGCGGTGACCGTGGTGAACATGGCGGCGTGGTCGGGCCCGTGCCAGCCCATCAGCAGGACGGAGGCCTGCTGTTCGATGACGCTGTGCAACACCCCCGCGGCCGGGCTGGCGTCCAGACGCACCACGCCCCTGGTCTCCACACCGTGCTCGCGGGCCATCTGCTCGACCCGGGCGTTGACGGTGCGCAGCTCGTCCAGCGCGGCGATGCCGTGATCCCCGACGGCGACCGTGACGGGGACCACCACCCCCGCGTCCGCCTGCGCGATGGCCGCGCCGAGCCGCGCGAGCCCGACGGCGGACTCCGGGCGCACCACCGGCAGGACGACCACGGTGCCGAGCGCGCGGCGCGGCGCAGGGGGGACCAGCCGTGGCGCGATGCGACCCGCGATCGAGGAGCTCAGCAGGCAGGTGGCCAGGATCACCACCACCACCGCGTTGACCACGTCGGTGTCCAGCAGGCCGATGCGCAGACCCACGACGACCGCCGCCAAGGTGGCGGCGGCCTGCGCCATCGACAGGGACACCATCGCGCCGACCTCCGCGCGGGTGTAGCCGAACACCCTGCCCGACACCTCCGCCGCCGCGGCCTTGGCCACGATCGCCACGCTGGCGAACACGACCGCCAACAGCAGGGTGCGCGGATCCGTGAGCAGGCGGACGTCGATGAGCAGGCCGACGGAGAGCAGGAACAGGGGGATGAGCAGGTTGGACCCGACGAACTCGATGCGCTCCATCAGCCTGCTGCCGTTGGGCACCAGACGGTTCAGCCCGAGGCCCGTCAGGAAGGCCCCGATAATGGGCTCGAGGCCGCCGAGGTGGGCCAGCGCCGAGGCCGCGAACAACGCCGCCAGGACGAACACGAAGCGGATCCCGCCCTCATGGGCGAACCGGGCGAAGAACCACCGGCCGATGCGGGGCAGCACCCACAGGGTCACGACCCCGACGGCGGCGATCCCTGCGGCCAGCGACAGCCAGAAGACGGCCGAGAGCTCCCCCTGGAAGGCGCTGGCGACCACGACGAGGACCAGCAGCGCCGCCGTGTCGGTGATGATCGTGCCGCCCACCGAGGTGGACACCGAGCGGTTCGCGATCGTGCCGTACCGGCGGAACACCGGGTAGGACAGCAGCGTGTGCGACGCCCAGCACGACGCGAGCAGCACCGAGGCCAGAGTGCCGAACCCCAGCAGCAGGGACGACCCGAAGCCCAGCGCCATCGGGAACGCGAAGGTCAGGACCCCGAAGATCGCCGAGTCCCGACGCCGCGCGGCGAACTCCTCGAGGTCCAGCTCGACGCCGGCGAGGAACATCAGGTACAGCAGCCCGATCGTGCCGAGGGTGCCGACCGCGCCCTCCCGGGCGACCAGCCCCAGGCCGCCCGGACCGACCAGCGCCCCGGCGAGCACGAGCCCGACGATGGCGGGCACGTGCACCCGCTCGGCCAGCAGGGGCACGACCAGCACCAGGCTCATGAGCACGGCGAACAACCAGTCCGCCTCGGTCAGGGGCAGCGCGGGGAGGTTCGGAATCACCGCTGTCCCCACGACCGCATATCCGCCCGCCTGTCGGCCCCGCCCGCCTCCGGTCCCGTGCGCCGTGCCCGGATCCAGCAACGCCCGCACCAGTGTGCGGCGCGCGGGTCGACCCGCGCAAGCGCCCTATCCCAGCAGGGGCTTCGCGCCACGGTGGGCGGCAGCGGGCCTCCGCTACTGCGGGGGCAGGCGGTACCGTGCGCGGTAGCGGCGGTCGAACCACATCAGGCCGAGCGCGAGCAGGGCGAGCACGGTCAGGTCGGGGATGGCCGGCTCGGTCGAAAACGCGCCCGATGCGGTCGGTCGGGCCGCCAGGTCCTGACCGGTGCCGTCCCCGGCGGGCGGGGCCGCCTGCGGCACGGTGGCCTCAGGAGGCGCGACCGACGGCGGGGCGACCTCGAGCGGCATGGCGTCGCCGGCCCCCGCGGGAGGCGGGCCGCCCGACTGCAGTCCCGGACCGGAGGCCGACCCCGACCTGGGCCGGCGGGGGGCGGCCTGCGCCCCCTGGACGTCGGGCGGCGCCGGCGCGGCCTCGGACGGCGGTGCCCCCTCGGGGGGCGGCGCTTCCTCGCCCGGCTCACCCGGCGTGGCGGGCGCCGACGGTGGGGTCGTGGCCGGTGGCGCGTCGGGCCCGTCGTCGTCGTCCGGGGCGAGCGGGGCGAGCAGATCGCCGAGGCCGGGCCGTTCCTCCTCCTGTGCGCGGGCCTCGGGCAGCACCACACCGAACGCGCAGGCGGCGGCGAGCACGGCCACGAGCAGGCGGCGCCAGGCGCCCTCACCGCGCTGCGTTGCTCCGACGCCTTGCGCTCGTCCCGGCACGTGCACTCCTCGTCCACCGAAAGTCTGGGTCAGCCGCCCCCGGCGACCGCTACAGCCTAACGGCTGTGGCCGGTCGAGGCATAGTCCACGCAAGGGGCCTGGCGGCGCGACCCCCTGCCCGCGCGTCACGGAATGGGCGGCAAGGGCCGGTGCCCCGCGCGCGGTAGGGTCTCCGGGCGGCCACGGCCGGACGCGGGGTCGGAGCGGCAGGGAGCGGCCCGTCTTCGCCGAGGACGTATCCGGCGGGGCCGAGGCAGAAGCCGAGCGGCTGGTCGACCAGGCGGGCGGCGTGGTCTGGGTCCTGACCCCGGGCGAGGTGGCCGCGAGCAGCGCCGACCACAGCGACCGGCAGGTCGACGCGGCGCTGGACGCGGCAGCTGCGCAGCTGGGTCCGGGCGGGGACCTGCCCGCCGGCGTGGAGACGTTCGGTCGCGAGCTCGCCACGGTCGGCGGGGGCGGGCTGGACACGACCGACCTGCCGGGTCCGCTGTCGGGGGTCAGCATCCAGACGCTGGTCATCGGCGGCATCGTGGTCCTGGTCGGTGGCGTGCTCGGGGGCCTGGCCGGGAGCGCCCTGCGCGGTCGTCACCGCCGGGGGCCCCGCCCCGGCTCCGGGTCGCGCCCGAGCCGGTCGCGGGGGTCGGCGTCGCGGTCCCGCAGGTCCTCGTCGCGGTCACGGGGCAGCGCCAGCCGGCGACGGTGACCCTCCGCGCTCAGGGGTGGTGCAGCGGACCCACGGCCCGGGAGCGCAGCGCCTCGCGCACACCGGCGTCGTCGGGGACGACGAGGAGGCGCTCGTCGGGCCACCGGCCGGTCTCGGCGAGCGCGCCGACCAGCAGCGCGGGCCGCAGGGTGTCCCACAGGTGGTGGCGGACGGCCGCCAGCCCGGGCGCCCGCCCGTTCGCGTCGCGCCAGCGGTCACCGACGCCCACCGCGACCGCCTCGGCCACCTGCGTGTGCGTGGCGTGCCCCGCGTGCAGCAGGACGGCGAGCGCCAGCTCACCCACCGCCGCGGAGAAGTCGTCGCCACGGCACAGCGACTGCATGGCCGCCCGCCACAGGCGCACCGGGTCGGCCCGCAGCGCCTTGCCCGTGGTGGTCAGCAGCAGCGTCCGGCCCCGCCGGCGCACGGCGCCGACCGCTCGGGCCAGCGCATGGGTCGTGTGCACGTGGGGTGAGTCGTACTCGCTGCGGGGCGCCGAGTCGAGCAGGCGCCAGCCGAACCGGTCGGTCGTCTCGACGACGCACGCCCGGCCGAGGGTGTGGTTCTGCGTCAGCGGGATGCCCTCGGCGGCGTGGTCGAGCACCCACTGCAGCGGGCCCAGGTCGCCGGCCGGGTCAGCCGGGGGCGCCACGGGGGCGAGCAGCTGGTTGACGACGGGGACGAGCAGCTCGGAGTGCTCCTGACCGAGGTGGCAGACCCAGGAGGCCGCCCGCTCCGTGACGATCGCCATGCGCAGGCNNNNNNNNNNNNNNNNNNNNNNNNNNNNNNNNNNNNNNNNNNNNNNNNNNNNNNNNNNNNNNNNNNNNNNNNNNNNNNNNNNNNNNNNNNNNNNNNNNNNGCGCAGGCGCCCCGCGTCGATCGCGGTCTCAAGGGCGACCGCGCAGGACTGGCGCGCGAGAGCCTCGTCCATGCCCATCGGCGAGCCCCAGGCGAAATCCTCCAGGTCCGGGGGCTCGACGCCCGAGCGCTGCATGGCCTTGCGGAACGCGCGCCGCCCCGCACGCTCGTCGGCCTCGTAGGCGCGGATGATCCCGGCCGTCTCCTCGCTGGTGCAGATGGCGGCGTAGCGCGGCCTGCCGAGGCGGGCGAGGAGCGCACCCAGGGCGCGGGCGTCGGCGAGGCAGTCCTCGACGTCGCGCAGGCGCTCGCGGGGCAGGCGGTACCACAGCTCCTCCTGCAACGACTGCTGGCTGATCTCGGCGAGGCCGCCCCCGGCGGTGGCCCTACGTCGACCCGGGTGAGCCTTCCCCGCGGGGCACCCCGGCGGTGCGCTCGATCCCGCGTTCCACCGCCTCGACGAGGTAGGGGCGCAGGCGCTCGGCCGGGATGATGGCGTGGATCGAGCCCATGTCGAGGGCGCGCTCGACGCTGTGGACCGCGTCGAACTCCGCCGCGACCTCGCCGAGCTTCTCGGCCCGCACCACGGGGCGCAGCTCGTCGAGCTGGGCCCGCAGGCGCGCAGCCTCGGCCTGGTCCGCCTGCGCCCCGCGCTCTTCAAGCTCCCGGATGCGCGGGTCCCGCCCGGTGCGGGCGTTGACCTCCCCGGCGAAGACGACGGCTGCGGCCGGCGGCCCGCCGATCACCGACGCGTGCGAGCCCTCCACCGCGGCGATCTCCATCCGGTCGTTCAGGGTGGCGGAGAACACCACGAAGGCGCCCCCGTGGTAGCGGGAGACGACGCAGAACACGATCGGGCCGTCGAAGTTCACCACGGCGCGCCCGATCTCGGCGCCGAACTCCAGCTGGGCCTCGCGCAGCGACTCCGGCGACCCGTCGAACCCCGAGAGGTTGGCCAGGACGACCAGCGGGCGGTTGCCGCTGGCGGCGTTGATGGCCCGGGCGGTCTTCTTGGACGACTGGGGGAACAGCGTGCCGGCCGTCCACTGGTCGGGGCCGTCCGCCGGGAGCAGACCCGGGCGGGGGATGGGGCGCGACTCGAAGCCGAGGAGGGCCACGGGGTAGCCGCCGAGGTGCGCGTCGAGCACGACCGCCGTGTCGGCGTCGACCATGTCCGCCCACCGCTCCAGCGGCTGGTGGTCCTCGTCGATGACCGCGTGCATCAGCGTGCGGATGTCGAAGGGCTTCTTGCGCCCCGGGTTGGTCTGCGGGTCGAAGATGTCCCCGATGGTGGTGAAGTCGACGCCCTCGACCTGGTGGGGGGAGCTGCGCACGTCGCGGTCCCCGGGGTCCGCGGTGGCCGCCCGGCGCGGGAAGCGCTCCCCCGGGGCGACGTAGGTGTGGTCGTAGTGGGCGAAGAGGACATCGATGGCCCCGGCGACGTCGGGGGCCCAGTACTGCGCCTGGCCGTTCGGCCCCATCACCCGGTCGTAGCCCCCGATGCCGAAGTTGTCCTCGGCGGAGACGCCGCCGGAGTAGTCGAGGGCCTGCTTGCCGGTCAGCACCATCGCGCTGCCCGGGGTCATCACGAGGATGCCCTTGGTGTGCATCAGCATCGTCGCCTCGGCGTTCCAGTACGGCTGGGCGCCGACGTTGATGCCGGTCACGATGATGTTGATCTCGCCGCCGGCCTGGGTGAACGCGATGATGCGGCGCAGGACGCGACCGATCCAGTCCATGTTCTCGGTGCCGCTGTCCATCGCGATGCGCGCACCCGAGGACACCGCGAACCACTCGACGGGGACCGCCATGGCCTCGGCGAGGTCGAGGCCGGCGATGATGCGCCGGCACTCGGCCTCCGCCAGCGAGCCGAGCCCCTTGGTGGGGTCGCTGAACAGCCCGACGCGGGTCATCCCCTGCGGATGGCTCGGGGTGGGCGTGGTGACCGTGCCGACCACGATGCTCGACGCGTTGCCGCCGTAGGGCCGGTCCACGGCGACCAGGCGGCCGTCCTCGTCGAGGTCGTGCTCGACGAACGTGCCGGGCGGGGACCCCTCCCCGCCGCCGTTGGAGCGCTCCGTCAGCAGCGCGGGGAGCTCGTAGGGGTAGACCGTGCCGCGCCGCCGGGCGCGCAGCACCTTCTGGGTCATCTCGTCCAGCGGCTGCAGGGCCTCGGCCGGGGGGTCGGTCACGCGCAGGGTGAGGCCCTGCTCCAGGGAGCGGTGCATGCGCACGACGGCCTCGCGCAGCCCGCCGTCGGGCGTGACGAGACGGGCCTGGACCATGACCTGCTCGAGGCCGAGGTCCTCGGTCATCGGCGCGAGGGCCCGCACCACCGGGTCGACCTCGGCGATGGGGACGTCGACGGGCGGCCAGACGTACAGCAGCACCCGGTTCCACTCGGGTCGCTCGCGCGGCGCGTAGGTCGCGCGGGCGTGGCGGAGGTCGGCGATGCACGCGGTGAACACCCGCTCCAGCTCAGGCAGGCTCGTGACCCGCCCGTCGGGGCCGCGCACCGGGGTGAGGTCGTGGACCTCGGCCACGGCGAACAGCCGCTCGTCGTCGGGGTGCTCGCGGGCGACGCAGCGGAACAGGTACACGTCGGCGGCGGACGGCAGGCGCGCGAGGGCGAAGTGCTCGAAGCGCCACAGGTCGAGCCGCCCGGCGATCAGGGGATGGATGCCGCGCAGGTGGCGACGCTCCGTGAAGCCCGCCGCACCGTCGGAGCCGTTGGACCGGAACGTCAGGTGCGCCACCGCGGGCTCCCCCGGCTGGGCCCCCGACCTGTTGGCGCCGGATCCGCCGGTCGTCACCGAGAAGGTGAGGCGGCGCAGCCGCGGCGACCGGGGCAGGACCGCGATCGACTGCCGCAGCTCGGCGGCGAGCTCGTCGATGTCGGCCGGCGGATCGTCCCAGGTGACGTAGATGTCGGCCACGGCGCCGGCGCCCGCCTCGGGGGACAGGTCCTCGGTCAGCTCGTGCGCCGCGGTGACGGCGTCGTCGAGGTCGGCACGGCTGGCGGCGATGGCCACCACCCGGCCGTGGCCGCGGCGGTCGACCACGTCGGCCACCACCGCGCCGTAGCCGCGCTGGTTCACCGAGCGCACCGACTCGATGTGGCGGGTGCGGTAGTAGTGGCGCGTCAGCACCTCGAGCAGGGGGTGCAGCCCGCCGTCGGCCACGACGGGGTCGCCGAGGACGCCGAGCAGGGGCTGGGGGACCGTCACCAGGGCCGCGATGCGCTCCTCCCGGTCGGGGGCGTCGGGGTCGCCGGCGAGGACCGCCAGATGCTCGCGGACCCACTGCTCGGTGGCCGCGCGCTCGTGGTCCAGGCGTGGCTGGTCGAAGCAGCGGTAGCGCACCCGGCGTGCCAGGTCGCCGACCACGGGATGGCGGACCTGGGTGGCGCGGACGAGGCGGTCGAGCGTGTCCCGCAGCGCCTTCCCCGGCTCCTTGCTGGGCGGCACGGCGCAGCGCAGCCGGCGCTCGAGCAGCGCGAGGATGGCGGGCAGCTGGGTCGATGCGCGCTGCTGGGCGAGGTGGATGCGGTACAGCGCCTCCTCCAGCTCGGGCGTGCGCTCGAGGTCGCCGATGCCGTAGTGGGACAAGGCGCGTTCGAGCTTGGCGCGGAAGCTGTCGGGCAGGCGCTCCGCCTCGACGTCGAGGGAGCGCAGGTAGGCGTGCAGGTACTCGCGGGCCGCGTGGGACTCGGCGGCGTCCTCCTCGTCGCCGATGCGCCGGTTGCGCGACAGCGAGGTCAGGTCGGCGAAGATCCGCAGCACGTCGATCTCGGCGTCCAGCAGGAGGGCGTCGTCGGCGGGCTCGGGCTGCTCGATGCGCTGGCAGGCCGTCGCCAGCCCGGCGGCGACGTCTTCGGCCACGTCGTAGCCGAGCACGAGCCGGCGGATCGCGTCGAGGATGTCCAGGCCGGCGGCCATCGGGTCGTCGTGGGCGTCGCGGCGCGTGGCGACGACCAGTGCCGTCAGGTCCACCGCGGTGGTCTCCACCGTCTCCTCGCCCTCGCGGGTCGGCTCGAGGCGCACCACCGGGGTGCCCGTGTCGAGCTGGATGTTGCCGCTGACCATCACCTCGCGGACCCGTCCGGTGAACGGCGCCGCAAGGGCGGTCTCCATCTTCATGGACTCCAGCACCGCGACGGTGCTGCCGGCCTCCACCTCGTCGCCCTCCTCGACGGTGACGGCGACCAAGAGGCCCGGGCCGGGCGTGCGCACCAGGCCCGCGTCGTCCTGGGAGATGCGGTGGGGG is a window encoding:
- a CDS encoding cation:proton antiporter, coding for MIPNLPALPLTEADWLFAVLMSLVLVVPLLAERVHVPAIVGLVLAGALVGPGGLGLVAREGAVGTLGTIGLLYLMFLAGVELDLEEFAARRRDSAIFGVLTFAFPMALGFGSSLLLGFGTLASVLLASCWASHTLLSYPVFRRYGTIANRSVSTSVGGTIITDTAALLVLVVVASAFQGELSAVFWLSLAAGIAAVGVVTLWVLPRIGRWFFARFAHEGGIRFVFVLAALFAASALAHLGGLEPIIGAFLTGLGLNRLVPNGSRLMERIEFVGSNLLIPLFLLSVGLLIDVRLLTDPRTLLLAVVFASVAIVAKAAAAEVSGRVFGYTRAEVGAMVSLSMAQAAATLAAVVVGLRIGLLDTDVVNAVVVVILATCLLSSSIAGRIAPRLVPPAPRRALGTVVVLPVVRPESAVGLARLGAAIAQADAGVVVPVTVAVGDHGIAALDELRTVNARVEQMAREHGVETRGVVRLDASPAAGVLHSVIEQQASVLLMGWHGPDHAAMFTTVTAPILAESPAPVLLARLEAASPARVVVVVPHADTTVGGQANLRLALDVGRRLGLLHRCAVVALACVATPAVLATVDQTLGEPAEVDARAAATVVRERTASDDLVVFPVRGGDTHLRGVDRLYRATPASQAVAAIGGAPPPRPPKSGRRHHAEVPLAPRT
- a CDS encoding carboxyl transferase domain-containing protein, encoding MTPPPVSLRRIAIVNRGEPAMRLIHAVRELEHEHPQGLVTIALHTEAERSAMFVRQADEAVRIGPGPGETAAGNPYLDHDELARALLEARADAAWVGWGFVAEDAAFAERCEEIGVAFVGPSGAVMRRLGDKIEAKLLAEQTRVPVAPWSGGAVESVEEARRHAAGIGYPLVVKATAGGGGRGIRVVRDAADLDVSFERARDEARRVFGDPTVFMEQLVTGARHIEVQVIADGHGGVWAAGVRDCSTQRRNQKVLEESASTVLTPEQEEHVRVAAADLVSAAEYRNAGTVEFLYQPADQTFAFLEVNPRLQVEHTVTELVTGLDIVKLQLHVAGGGRLQGDTPPAFGHAIEVRLNAEDVERGFTPAPGVIELLALPAGPGIRVDTGVAEGDVIPPEYDSMIAKIIAWGRDRSEALGRLGRALAQTTVLVRGGTTNRAFLLDLVGHPDVVAGGVDTGWLDRLTADGGYTFRTRADVALVDAAIEAFDAEADVDRSRFYAAAARGRPEAATTIGHIIDLRHGGVAYRFEVARTGPERYRVTADGDVAITAAVEHLGRFQRRLIIGDERYRIASLAQGPDRLVEVDGIPHRISQDDAGLVRTPGPGLLVAVTVEEGDEVEAGSTVAVLESMKMETALAAPFTGRVREVMVSGNIQLDTGTPVVRLEPTREGEETVETTAVDLTALVVATRRDAHDDPMAAGLDILDAIRRLVLGYDVAEDVAAGLATACQRIEQPEPADDALLLDAEIDVLRIFADLTSLSRNRRIGDEEDAAESHAAREYLHAYLRSLDVEAERLPDSFRAKLERALSHYGIGDLERTPELEEALYRIHLAQQRASTQLPAILALLERRLRCAVPPSKEPGKALRDTLDRLVRATQVRHPVVGDLARRVRYRCFDQPRLDHERAATEQWVREHLAVLAGDPDAPDREERIAALVTVPQPLLGVLGDPVVADGGLHPLLEVLTRHYYRTRHIESVRSVNQRGYGAVVADVVDRRGHGRVVAIAASRADLDDAVTAAHELTEDLSPEAGAGAVADIYVTWDDPPADIDELAAELRQSIAVLPRSPRLRRLTFSVTTGGSGANRSGAQPGEPAVAHLTFRSNGSDGAAGFTERRHLRGIHPLIAGRLDLWRFEHFALARLPSAADVYLFRCVAREHPDDERLFAVAEVHDLTPVRGPDGRVTSLPELERVFTACIADLRHARATYAPRERPEWNRVLLYVWPPVDVPIAEVDPVVRALAPMTEDLGLEQVMVQARLVTPDGGLREAVVRMHRSLEQGLTLRVTDPPAEALQPLDEMTQKVLRARRRGTVYPYELPALLTERSNGGGEGSPPGTFVEHDLDEDGRLVAVDRPYGGNASSIVVGTVTTPTPSHPQGMTRVGLFSDPTKGLGSLAEAECRRIIAGLDLAEAMAVPVEWFAVSSGARIAMDSGTENMDWIGRVLRRIIAFTQAGGEINIIVTGINVGAQPYWNAEATMLMHTKGILVMTPGSAMVLTGKQALDYSGGVSAEDNFGIGGYDRVMGPNGQAQYWAPDVAGAIDVLFAHYDHTYVAPGERFPRRAATADPGDRDVRSSPHQVEGVDFTTIGDIFDPQTNPGRKKPFDIRTLMHAVIDEDHQPLERWADMVDADTAVVLDAHLGGYPVALLGFESRPIPRPGLLPADGPDQWTAGTLFPQSSKKTARAINAASGNRPLVVLANLSGFDGSPESLREAQLEFGAEIGRAVVNFDGPIVFCVVSRYHGGAFVVFSATLNDRMEIAAVEGSHASVIGGPPAAAVVFAGEVNARTGRDPRIRELEERGAQADQAEAARLRAQLDELRPVVRAEKLGEVAAEFDAVHSVERALDMGSIHAIIPAERLRPYLVEAVERGIERTAGVPRGEGSPGST